Proteins from a single region of Aythya fuligula isolate bAytFul2 chromosome 3, bAytFul2.pri, whole genome shotgun sequence:
- the CHRM3 gene encoding muscarinic acetylcholine receptor M3 has translation MLTYYQFCFQKRSSQSYTVPDPSSCVDVLYWTILCQRVTMIMHNTSSASSLFGNVSSFWKRDSHGPGLLDEAASLIGSYDFPQTTESFPFSTLESVNTSLNATSKDPLGGHTVWQVVLIAFLTGILALVTIIGNILVIVAFKVNKQLKTVNNYFLLSLACADLIIGIISMNLFTTYIIMDHWALGNLACDLWLSIDYVASNASVMNLLVISFDRYFSITRPLTYRAKRTTKRAGVMIGLAWVISFVLWAPAILFWQYFVGERTVPPDECFIQFLSEPIITFGTAIAAFYLPVTIMSILYWRIYKETEKRTKELAGLQASGSEAEAARFVHQTGSSRSCSSYELQRQSMKRSTRRKYRRCHFWLTMKSWEPNTDQGDQEHSSSDSWNNNDAAASLENSASSDEEDIAAETRAIYSIVLKLPGHSAILNSTKLPSSEDLNESGDELQKSDTESQEKKSKKLHPSKSIQDGGSFQKSFSKLPIQPGSAETATASDGISSVTKTSAALPLSFKEATLAKKFALKTRSQITKRKRMSLIKEKKAAQTLSAILFAFIITWTPYNIMVLVNTFCSCIPKTVWNLGYWLCYINSTVNPVCYALCNKTFRNTFKMLLLCQCDKRKRRKQQYQQRQSVIFHKRIPREAS, from the coding sequence ACTATGTCAGAGAGTCACAATGATCATGCACAACACCAGTTCAGCCTCGTCCCTGTTCGGAAATGTGAGCTCCTTCTGGAAGAGAGATTCCCATGGACCAGGACTACTTGATGAAGCAGCATCGCTCATTGGCAGCTATGATTTCCCTCAGACCACAGAGAGTTTTCCCTTCTCCACCCTGGAATCAGTAAACACATCCCTAAATGCCACGAGTAAAGACCCTCTGGGTGGACATACAGTCTGGCAAGTCGTTTTGATTGCTTTCCTCACTGGGATCCTTGCACTGGTGACCATCATAGGAAACATCCTAGTGATAGTTGCATTTAAGGTtaacaaacaactgaaaacGGTCAACAACTACTTCTTGTTGAGTCTTGCTTGTGCGGATTTGATCATTGGTATTATTTCCATGAATCTTTTCACCACATACATCATCATGGACCACTGGGCTTTGGGAAACTTAGCCTGCGATCTTTGGCTCTCCATTGACTATGTCGCCAGTAATGCCTCTGTCATGAATCTCCTTGTCATAAGTTTTGACAGGTATTTTTCCATCACTAGGCCACTTACGTACAGAGCCAAACGAACAACTAAAAGGGCTGGAGTGATGATTGGTTTAGCATGGGTCATATCTTTTGTTCTTTGGGCCCCTGCCATATTGTTCTGGCAGTATTTTGTTGGGGAGAGGACTGTGCCTCCTGATGAATGTTTTATTCAGTTTCTAAGTGAACCTATCATCACTTTTGGCACTGCCATAGCTGCCTTTTACTTGCCAGTCACCATTATGAGTATTTTATATTGGCGGATCTACAAGGAGACTGAGAAACGCACCAAAGAGTTAGCAGGGCTACAGGCTTCAGGCAGCGAAGCAGAGGCAGCACGCTTTGTGCACCAGACAGGCAGTTcccggagctgcagcagctATGAGCTGCAACGGCAGAGCATGAAACGCTCAACCCGAAGGAAATACAGACGCTGCCACTTCTGGCTCACAATGAAGAGCTGGGAACCCAACACGGACCAGGGGGAccaagagcacagcagcagtgacagctggAACAACAAtgatgctgctgcctcccttgAAAATTCAGCCTCCTCTGATGAAGAAGACATTGCTGCAGAGACCAGAGCCATCTATTCGATTGTGCTGAAGCTTCCTGGTCACAGTGCCATCCTTAATTCCACAAAACTGCCATCCTCAGAAGATTTGAATGAGTCAGGGGATGAACTGCAGAAATCCGACACAGagtcacaggaaaagaaatctaaaaaatTGCACCCTTCCAAAAGCATTCAGGATGGTGGAAGTTTCCAGAAGAGCTTTTCAAAGCTTCCAATTCAGCCAGGGTCAGCAGAGACAGCTACAGCTTCTGATGGAATCTCATCGGTGACCAAGACATCTGCAGCCCTGCCCTTGTCCTTCAAGGAGGCAACCCTGGCAAAAAAGTTTGCCTTGAAAACCAGAAGTCAGATCACAAAACGAAAACGAATGTCACttatcaaagaaaagaaagcgGCACAGACACTCAGTGCCATCTTGTTTGCCTTCATCATTACCTGGACCCCATATAACATCATGGTTCTGGTGAACACCTTTTGCAGCTGTATCCCCAAAACTGTCTGGAACCTGGGGTACTGGCTTTGCTACATCAATAGCACGGTGAACCCTGTTTGCTATGCACTGTGtaacaaaacattcagaaacacTTTCAAGATGTTACTGCTGTGCCAGTGTGACAAACGAAAACGACGCAAACAGCAGTATCAGCAAAGGCAGTCTGTCATTTTTCATAAGCGGATCCCTAGGGAAGCTTCATAG